In Egibacteraceae bacterium, the following are encoded in one genomic region:
- a CDS encoding aquaporin: MIARRLVAEALGTAGLLLAVVGSGIITGVDGAASAQLFQHAVVVGAALAALILTFGWVSGGHFNPAVTLLDAFFGGIGPGMAAGYVAAQVAGAAVGVVGANLLFGLPAVAIATTGRGGMALAASEAVATFGLLVVIFGVVRSGNTRAVPAAVGTWIAGAIFFTSSAAFANPAVTVARVLTDTYTGIAPADVPGFLAGQAVAVLLAAALVGWLFRPDPTVAADVAVPREHPRPATRDP; the protein is encoded by the coding sequence GTGATCGCCCGACGGCTGGTCGCCGAGGCGCTGGGCACCGCCGGGCTGCTGCTGGCCGTCGTCGGGTCGGGGATCATCACCGGGGTCGACGGGGCGGCGTCGGCCCAGCTGTTCCAGCACGCGGTCGTGGTGGGTGCGGCACTGGCGGCGCTGATCCTCACGTTCGGTTGGGTGTCGGGGGGCCACTTCAACCCCGCGGTCACGCTGCTCGACGCCTTCTTCGGCGGCATCGGCCCGGGGATGGCCGCCGGCTACGTCGCCGCCCAGGTGGCGGGTGCCGCGGTCGGGGTCGTCGGGGCCAACCTGCTGTTCGGCCTGCCCGCGGTGGCGATCGCCACCACCGGCCGAGGCGGGATGGCGCTGGCAGCCAGCGAGGCGGTCGCCACGTTCGGTCTGCTGGTGGTGATCTTCGGCGTGGTGCGCTCGGGAAACACGCGGGCAGTGCCCGCCGCGGTGGGCACGTGGATCGCCGGAGCGATCTTCTTCACCTCCTCCGCGGCGTTCGCCAACCCCGCGGTGACCGTCGCCCGGGTGCTGACCGACACCTACACCGGCATCGCACCCGCCGATGTGCCCGGCTTCCTGGCGGGCCAGGCCGTGGCGGTGCTCCTGGCCGCAGCGCTCGTCGGCTGGCTGTTCCGGCCTGACCCGACCGTCGCCGCCGACGTCGCCGTGCCGCGCGAGCATCCACGCCCCGCAACCCGCGACCCGTGA